In Methanobrevibacter sp. TMH8, the following are encoded in one genomic region:
- a CDS encoding peptidylprolyl isomerase, with protein sequence MAIKNGDFIKLEFTGKIKETGDVFDTTNQEVAEEAGILVENKEYGPIPIIVGGNHLLKAIDEAVIGMDVGDSKEIEVSPKDGFGERDSNLIQLIPMKEFKKQGMTPHVGMELTSEGHKGRVLTISGGRVRVDFNHDLAGKTLEYAVVVSDIIEEDEERIKSMIQLHYSYPNMDLNKTEIKIDGDKVSIKLDEITRFDQKSYMDVTFARFRIAKDIWDNMDFEKVEFVDEFEKKVEESDEQDSNNEKSEE encoded by the coding sequence ATGGCAATAAAAAATGGTGATTTTATTAAATTAGAATTTACTGGTAAAATTAAAGAAACTGGGGATGTTTTTGATACTACTAATCAAGAAGTAGCTGAAGAAGCTGGAATTTTAGTAGAAAATAAAGAATATGGTCCTATTCCAATTATTGTTGGAGGAAATCATTTACTTAAAGCTATTGATGAGGCTGTTATTGGAATGGACGTTGGAGATTCAAAAGAAATTGAAGTATCTCCTAAAGATGGTTTTGGAGAAAGAGACTCTAATTTAATTCAATTAATTCCTATGAAAGAGTTTAAAAAACAGGGGATGACTCCTCATGTTGGAATGGAATTAACTTCTGAAGGGCACAAAGGAAGAGTTTTAACTATTAGTGGTGGAAGAGTAAGAGTTGACTTTAATCATGATTTAGCTGGTAAAACTCTCGAATATGCTGTTGTTGTTTCTGATATTATTGAAGAGGATGAAGAAAGAATAAAAAGTATGATTCAACTTCATTATTCATATCCTAATATGGATCTCAATAAAACTGAAATTAAAATTGATGGAGATAAAGTCAGTATAAAATTAGATGAAATCACCAGATTTGACCAAAAATCTTACATGGATGTTACTTTTGCAAGATTTAGAATTGCTAAAGACATCTGGGATAACATGGACTTTGAAAAAGTAGAATTTGTTGATGAATTTGAAAAGAAAGTAGAAGAATCTGATGAACAAGATTCTAATAATGAAAAAAGTGAAGAATAA
- the serS gene encoding serine--tRNA ligase: MKFLLEGTITFNKNVEEAKEDIANFIEEANKEILLRGVKEGREEDGAQITKWDVKDNELHVEIESGSKVRSHDGLLRIKKPLTQLLGKKYHLGVRKLHVDTYTVTIPTGVGEYEINKDLAKNLPQITDLKIEGKNVVITLKDINESEIKKQTVNRVIKHVATKKEEDNKEDDKDKIGEKKVDDEEKAPMAAGCPDDDTGEQKDLTFSVTKITPGEIIARSPEFETYFKGDVTEKAIELGWIKTFPGRGQWFYGPQMTALQRAFEAILIDKVIEKLGFDECLFPKLIPIPTMDKMRYLDGLPEGMYYCSAPKRDPELFDKFKNELAINREVPMDLLKDGLKDPAYVLAAAQCEPFYEFLSHEVIDEKDLPIKFYDKSGWTYRWESGGAKGIDRVHEFQRIELVWIDKPENTNKIRDDTLELSHELASELELQWYTEIGDDPFYLEGRKVENRGIEFPDVPKYEMRLVVPGQKKGVAVVSANVHGTHFTEGFSIREAHKHTLWTGCTGLGLTRWLFGFLAQKGFDEENWPQIIKDHYKKVKIPKILTWPTKE, from the coding sequence ATGAAATTTTTACTTGAAGGGACAATAACATTTAATAAAAATGTTGAAGAAGCTAAAGAGGACATAGCTAACTTCATTGAAGAAGCTAATAAAGAAATATTGCTTCGTGGTGTAAAAGAGGGACGTGAAGAAGATGGTGCACAAATAACAAAATGGGATGTTAAAGATAATGAATTGCATGTTGAAATTGAATCTGGCAGTAAAGTAAGATCCCATGATGGATTACTTAGGATTAAAAAACCATTAACACAATTACTTGGTAAAAAATACCATTTAGGTGTTAGAAAATTACATGTAGATACCTATACAGTAACCATTCCAACAGGAGTTGGTGAATATGAAATCAACAAAGACCTTGCAAAAAACCTTCCACAAATAACTGATTTAAAAATAGAAGGTAAAAATGTTGTTATTACTTTAAAAGATATTAATGAATCTGAAATTAAGAAACAGACAGTAAATAGAGTAATAAAACATGTAGCTACTAAAAAAGAAGAAGATAATAAAGAAGATGATAAAGACAAAATTGGAGAAAAAAAGGTTGATGATGAAGAAAAAGCACCTATGGCAGCTGGATGTCCAGATGATGATACTGGAGAACAAAAAGATCTTACATTTAGTGTAACAAAGATTACTCCTGGAGAAATAATAGCTAGAAGTCCTGAATTTGAAACATATTTTAAGGGAGATGTGACTGAAAAAGCTATTGAACTTGGATGGATAAAAACATTCCCTGGAAGAGGACAGTGGTTTTATGGACCTCAAATGACAGCACTTCAAAGAGCATTTGAAGCAATTCTTATTGATAAAGTAATTGAAAAACTTGGATTTGATGAATGTCTTTTCCCAAAATTAATTCCAATTCCTACAATGGACAAGATGAGATATCTTGATGGCCTTCCTGAAGGAATGTATTATTGTAGTGCTCCAAAGAGAGACCCAGAATTATTTGATAAGTTTAAAAATGAATTAGCTATTAACCGAGAAGTTCCAATGGATCTTCTAAAAGATGGACTTAAAGATCCTGCATATGTTTTAGCTGCTGCTCAATGTGAGCCATTCTATGAATTCCTTTCTCATGAAGTTATAGATGAAAAAGATCTTCCAATAAAATTCTATGATAAAAGTGGTTGGACATATAGATGGGAGTCTGGTGGAGCTAAAGGAATTGATAGAGTTCATGAATTCCAACGTATTGAATTAGTATGGATAGATAAACCAGAAAATACTAATAAAATCAGAGACGATACTCTTGAATTATCCCATGAATTAGCTAGTGAACTTGAACTTCAATGGTATACTGAAATTGGAGATGATCCATTCTATCTTGAAGGAAGAAAAGTTGAAAACAGAGGAATCGAATTTCCAGATGTTCCAAAATATGAAATGAGGTTAGTAGTTCCAGGCCAGAAAAAAGGAGTAGCTGTTGTTTCTGCAAATGTCCATGGAACTCATTTTACTGAAGGATTCTCTATTAGAGAAGCTCATAAACATACACTTTGGACAGGTTGTACTGGTTTAGGTTTAACTAGATGGTTGTTCGGATTTTTAGCTCAAAAAGGATTTGATGAAGAGAATTGGCCACAGATAATAAAAGATCATTATAAAAAAGTTAAAATACCAAAAATATTAACTTGGCCTACAAAAGAATAG
- a CDS encoding KEOPS complex subunit Pcc1, translating into MKIEAEIKMEYENSKDADISLKSLEAENKGYVKSKKENNILTFSLKSDSLSTFLATADDLIFSEILVEKVLESVSSS; encoded by the coding sequence ATGAAAATAGAAGCTGAAATTAAAATGGAATATGAAAATTCCAAGGACGCTGATATATCCTTAAAATCTTTAGAAGCAGAAAATAAAGGCTATGTCAAATCTAAAAAAGAAAATAACATTCTCACTTTTAGTTTAAAGTCTGATTCTCTTTCTACATTTCTAGCTACAGCTGACGATTTAATATTTTCTGAAATACTTGTTGAAAAAGTTCTTGAATCGGTATCGAGTAGTTAA
- a CDS encoding AAA family ATPase, which produces MKIAISGKGGVGKTTLTSTLACIFSENHAVFAIDADPDMNLATSLGVKEKIVPISSMRELIKERTGADSGASFGEVFKMNPKISDLPEKLSYDYKKDGSLKLMTMGTVEKGGEGCVCPAAVLLKALLRNIVVKKEEMVLLDMEAGIEHLGRRTAESVDAMIIVVEPGLKSLETAERIKNLSTDIGIKKTLAVLNKCSSIEEKEFVEKNLNELDIELIGSIPTDKDVTMSDMEGKPLMNYKNSSALRSIKKIASNLETMLDS; this is translated from the coding sequence ATGAAAATTGCAATTAGTGGAAAAGGTGGTGTTGGAAAAACTACATTAACTAGTACATTAGCATGTATATTCTCAGAAAACCATGCTGTTTTTGCAATTGATGCCGATCCAGATATGAATTTAGCAACAAGTCTTGGAGTTAAAGAAAAAATTGTTCCGATTTCATCTATGCGAGAATTAATTAAAGAACGGACAGGTGCAGACAGTGGTGCTTCATTTGGAGAAGTGTTCAAAATGAACCCTAAAATCAGTGATCTTCCTGAAAAACTATCTTATGATTACAAAAAAGATGGATCCCTCAAATTAATGACTATGGGTACTGTTGAAAAAGGTGGAGAAGGTTGTGTTTGTCCAGCTGCCGTATTACTTAAAGCTCTTCTTCGAAACATTGTTGTTAAAAAAGAAGAAATGGTTTTACTTGATATGGAAGCGGGAATTGAACATCTTGGACGGCGTACAGCCGAATCTGTTGATGCAATGATTATTGTAGTTGAACCAGGCCTTAAATCTCTTGAAACAGCTGAAAGAATTAAAAATCTTTCAACAGATATTGGAATAAAAAAGACATTAGCTGTTTTAAATAAATGTTCTTCAATAGAAGAAAAAGAATTTGTGGAAAAAAATCTAAATGAATTAGATATTGAACTTATAGGATCTATTCCTACAGACAAAGATGTTACTATGTCAGATATGGAAGGAAAACCATTGATGAATTACAAAAACTCATCTGCTCTTAGATCTATAAAAAAAATAGCATCTAATTTAGAAACAATGCTAGATTCATGA
- the rplJ gene encoding 50S ribosomal protein L16, with amino-acid sequence MVRAYTRREYIRKIPGSKVVQFDMGNLSEEFPVKVTLAVKSPAHLSHNSLEAARIASNRFMQRKAGRMGYHLKIRVFPHQIVRENPMATGAGADRVQNGMRKAFGKSISSEAIVKKNQKVLTIETNKKNFLDAKESLRRASMKLPVGCRIVVEKGEELVK; translated from the coding sequence ATGGTTCGTGCTTATACAAGAAGAGAATATATAAGAAAAATTCCTGGTTCTAAGGTAGTTCAATTTGATATGGGGAATCTCTCTGAGGAATTTCCAGTAAAAGTAACTTTGGCTGTGAAAAGCCCTGCTCATTTGAGTCATAACTCATTAGAAGCTGCTCGTATTGCTTCTAACAGATTTATGCAAAGAAAAGCCGGAAGAATGGGATATCATTTAAAAATTAGAGTTTTCCCTCACCAAATCGTAAGAGAAAACCCAATGGCTACAGGTGCAGGTGCAGATAGGGTACAGAATGGTATGAGAAAAGCTTTTGGTAAATCAATTAGTTCTGAAGCTATTGTTAAAAAAAATCAAAAAGTTTTAACCATCGAAACCAATAAAAAGAATTTCCTTGATGCAAAAGAATCTTTAAGAAGAGCATCTATGAAATTGCCTGTTGGTTGTAGAATCGTAGTTGAAAAAGGAGAAGAATTAGTTAAATAA
- the ppsA gene encoding phosphoenolpyruvate synthase encodes MYVERFENISKEDVGIAGGKGANLGELTQAGIPVPPGFVVTAETYNKFMTDTGIIDNIMDILSGIDINNTKELQKSAEKIKKIIINTSIPEDISALIIEAYNALCQKTGDDDLLVAIRSSATAEDLPEASFAGQQDTFLNIHGSESVIEYVRKCWASLFEARAIFYREENNFEHSKVYIAVVVQEMVESEKAGVMFTVNPSTGEDVALIEGSWGLGEAVVSGSVTPDTYYVDKKTNEVLNLSIADKKVMFEKLPSGETKQVDVPEELRNKRVLSENELIELTEMGKRIQKHYDAPQDTEWAFHDNTLYMLQSRPITTLDEGTEVSGSTAEPDDDLESREVIVRGLGASPGMASGSVKIIRKIDELDKIQDGDIMVTTMTTPDMVPAMKRSSGIITDEGGITCHAAIISRELGIPCVVGTGNATEVLKENSKVTIDGKKGLVFEGEFKITKEKQTEKISVQAAAPIITVTEVKANVSMPEAAKKAFATGADGVGLLRTEHMMLTAGVHPNKFINDGREDELIKILMENILKVVDVFYPKPVWYRTLDAPTDEFQTLEGGEDEPHEHNPMLGWRGIRRELDQPDILKAEFKAIKKLHEQGYTNIGIMIPLSQSPEELRKAKMISEEVGLIPHKDVDFGIMVETPAAALMIEEFIEVGIDFASLGTNDLTQYTLAVDRNNELVAKNYNEEHPAVLKLIARTIEKCAEAGVTSSICGQAGSKPHIVEKLVELGINSVSANTDAVVDVRHTVARSEQKLLLDAARKQK; translated from the coding sequence ATGTATGTTGAAAGGTTTGAAAATATAAGTAAGGAAGATGTTGGAATTGCTGGGGGAAAAGGAGCTAATTTAGGCGAATTAACTCAAGCAGGGATACCAGTACCTCCTGGATTTGTAGTTACTGCAGAAACTTATAATAAATTCATGACTGATACAGGAATAATCGATAATATCATGGATATATTAAGTGGAATTGATATTAATAATACTAAAGAACTTCAAAAATCAGCTGAAAAGATTAAAAAAATTATTATAAATACTTCTATTCCAGAAGATATTTCTGCTCTTATTATTGAAGCTTATAATGCTCTTTGTCAAAAAACTGGGGACGATGATCTTCTTGTAGCTATTAGATCTTCAGCAACTGCAGAAGATTTACCAGAAGCTTCATTTGCAGGTCAACAAGATACATTTTTAAATATTCATGGTTCTGAATCTGTAATCGAATATGTAAGGAAATGTTGGGCATCTCTTTTTGAAGCTAGAGCAATATTTTATCGTGAAGAAAATAATTTTGAACATTCAAAAGTTTATATTGCAGTAGTTGTTCAAGAGATGGTCGAATCTGAAAAAGCAGGTGTAATGTTTACTGTTAATCCTTCTACTGGTGAAGATGTAGCTCTTATTGAAGGATCTTGGGGATTAGGAGAAGCTGTTGTTTCAGGTTCTGTAACTCCAGATACTTATTATGTTGATAAAAAGACTAATGAAGTCTTAAACTTAAGTATTGCTGATAAAAAGGTAATGTTTGAAAAATTACCTAGTGGTGAAACTAAACAAGTTGATGTTCCAGAAGAACTAAGAAATAAAAGGGTTTTATCTGAAAATGAACTTATTGAGTTAACTGAAATGGGAAAACGTATCCAAAAGCATTATGATGCTCCACAAGATACTGAATGGGCTTTCCATGATAACACTCTTTATATGTTACAATCAAGACCAATCACTACTTTAGATGAAGGTACTGAAGTTTCAGGTTCTACTGCAGAACCTGATGATGATTTGGAATCTAGGGAAGTTATTGTAAGGGGTCTTGGTGCAAGTCCTGGAATGGCATCTGGCTCTGTTAAAATTATTCGTAAAATTGATGAGTTAGATAAAATTCAAGATGGGGATATAATGGTTACAACCATGACTACTCCTGATATGGTTCCAGCTATGAAAAGATCTAGTGGAATTATCACTGATGAAGGTGGAATAACTTGTCATGCAGCAATTATATCTCGTGAACTTGGAATTCCTTGTGTTGTTGGAACTGGAAATGCAACTGAAGTTCTTAAAGAAAATTCTAAAGTAACTATTGATGGTAAAAAAGGGCTTGTCTTTGAAGGTGAGTTCAAAATAACTAAAGAAAAACAAACTGAAAAAATCTCTGTTCAAGCTGCAGCCCCTATTATAACTGTAACTGAAGTTAAAGCTAACGTGAGTATGCCAGAAGCAGCTAAAAAAGCTTTCGCTACTGGTGCTGATGGGGTAGGATTGCTTAGAACAGAACATATGATGTTAACTGCTGGTGTTCATCCAAATAAATTTATCAATGATGGTAGGGAAGATGAACTTATAAAAATATTGATGGAAAATATTTTAAAAGTAGTGGATGTTTTCTATCCAAAACCAGTTTGGTATAGAACTTTAGATGCTCCTACAGACGAATTCCAAACCCTTGAAGGTGGAGAAGATGAACCTCATGAACATAATCCAATGCTTGGTTGGAGAGGTATTAGAAGAGAGCTTGATCAGCCCGATATTCTTAAAGCTGAATTTAAAGCTATTAAAAAGCTCCATGAACAAGGCTATACTAATATCGGAATTATGATTCCATTATCACAGAGTCCTGAAGAATTAAGAAAAGCTAAAATGATTTCTGAAGAAGTAGGACTTATACCTCACAAAGATGTTGATTTTGGCATAATGGTAGAAACTCCAGCTGCAGCTCTTATGATAGAAGAATTTATTGAAGTTGGAATTGATTTTGCAAGCTTAGGAACTAATGATCTTACTCAATATACTCTTGCTGTTGATAGAAATAATGAGTTAGTAGCTAAAAACTATAATGAAGAACATCCTGCCGTTTTAAAGCTAATTGCAAGAACTATTGAAAAATGTGCTGAAGCAGGTGTAACATCTAGTATTTGTGGTCAAGCGGGCAGTAAACCTCATATAGTTGAAAAACTAGTTGAACTTGGAATTAATAGTGTTTCAGCTAATACTGATGCAGTAGTTGATGTAAGACACACTGTAGCAAGGTCCGAACAAAAATTACTTTTAGATGCTGCAAGAAAACAAAAATAA